The following coding sequences lie in one Arachis stenosperma cultivar V10309 chromosome 5, arast.V10309.gnm1.PFL2, whole genome shotgun sequence genomic window:
- the LOC130982869 gene encoding 3-hydroxyisobutyryl-CoA hydrolase 1-like isoform X2, giving the protein MALLSFKFDTQPINQVLSAGNSAVKLVILNRPDKLNSLNYEMVSQILKNLRMYETDSSVKLVILKGNGKGFCAGGDVVSVISSSLTGHWTYPLKFYGKQLILDHLAATYKKPLVSVINGVVMGGGAGLSMNTTFRIVTEKAVFAMPETYIGFFPDVSASYFLSRLPGYFGEYLGLTGARLDGIEMAACGLATHFIHSTKLNALENALQAITSSNVSTVSALIETFTEKPTVKKDSPFKRLEIINKCFSKGTVEDIIQSLIRKGRIQNIEQCLHRDYNIASHLFKRTVSNDFYEGSRAKLFDKDNKPKWEPSKLELVSEEMVGQHFINISDYAWEPLQLPQRFHSPIITASRL; this is encoded by the exons ATGGCTCTGTTGAGTTTTAAGTTTGACACACAACCAATAAACCag GTACTTTCCGCTGGAAATTCTGCTGTGAAGTTGGTGATACTAAATAGGCCTGACAAGTTAAATAGCCTTAACTATGAAATG GTTTCTCAAATTTTAAAGAATCTAAGGATGTATGAGACTGACTCCTCAGTTAAACTTGTAATATTAAAG GGAAATGGAAAAGGATTTTGTGCCGGAGGTGATGTAGTATCTGTAATTTCTTCCTCACTCACAG GACACTGGACCTATCCTCTGAAATTTTATGGAAAACAACTCATTTTGGACCATTTGGCAGCGACCTACAAAAAGCCTCTA GTATCTGTGATTAATGGAGTGGTTATGGGAGGAGGAGCGGGTCTTTCCATGAATACAACCTTTAGAATTGTGACTGAAAAAGCT GTATTTGCTATGCCAGAGACATATATAGGCTTTTTTCCAGATGTGAGTGCAAGTTACTTCTTATCTAGGCTTCCTGGCTATTTTG GGGAGTACCTAGGACTAACCGGAGCTCGTTTGGACGGAATAGAAATGGCAGCATGTGGATTAGCTACACATTTCATCCATTCTACG AAGCTTAATGCATTGGAAAATGCCCTACAAGCTATTACTTCTTCAAATGTATCAACAGTTTCTGCTTTAATAGAAACTTTCACAGAGAAACCAACTGTGAAAAAGGATAGCCCTTTCAAGAG ATTGGAGATCATAAACAAATGTTTCTCAAAAGGGACAGTGGAAGATATAATTCAATCTTTG ATCAGAAAAGGCAGAATACAAAACATTGAACAATGTCTTCACAGGGATTATAACATTGCTAGCCATCTCTTTAAAAGAACAGTGAGCAACGATTTCTATGAG GGTTCAAGAGCAAAGCTGTTTGATAAAGACAACAAACCTAAG TGGGAGCCTTCAAAGCTAGAGTTGGTTAGTGAAGAAATGGTGGGGCAGCACTTTATAAATATCAGTGACTATGCATGGGAGCCTTTACAACTTCCTCAAAGATTCCATTCTCCAATCATAACTGCTAGCagattataa
- the LOC130982869 gene encoding 3-hydroxyisobutyryl-CoA hydrolase 1-like isoform X1: protein MALLSFKFDTQPINQVLSAGNSAVKLVILNRPDKLNSLNYEMVSQILKNLRMYETDSSVKLVILKGNGKGFCAGGDVVSVISSSLTGHWTYPLKFYGKQLILDHLAATYKKPLVSVINGVVMGGGAGLSMNTTFRIVTEKAVFAMPETYIGFFPDVSASYFLSRLPGYFGEYLGLTGARLDGIEMAACGLATHFIHSTKLNALENALQAITSSNVSTVSALIETFTEKPTVKKDSPFKRLEIINKCFSKGTVEDIIQSLENELENGAEKMWITIALNSMRSSSPMSLKIFLKSIRKGRIQNIEQCLHRDYNIASHLFKRTVSNDFYEGSRAKLFDKDNKPKWEPSKLELVSEEMVGQHFINISDYAWEPLQLPQRFHSPIITASRL from the exons ATGGCTCTGTTGAGTTTTAAGTTTGACACACAACCAATAAACCag GTACTTTCCGCTGGAAATTCTGCTGTGAAGTTGGTGATACTAAATAGGCCTGACAAGTTAAATAGCCTTAACTATGAAATG GTTTCTCAAATTTTAAAGAATCTAAGGATGTATGAGACTGACTCCTCAGTTAAACTTGTAATATTAAAG GGAAATGGAAAAGGATTTTGTGCCGGAGGTGATGTAGTATCTGTAATTTCTTCCTCACTCACAG GACACTGGACCTATCCTCTGAAATTTTATGGAAAACAACTCATTTTGGACCATTTGGCAGCGACCTACAAAAAGCCTCTA GTATCTGTGATTAATGGAGTGGTTATGGGAGGAGGAGCGGGTCTTTCCATGAATACAACCTTTAGAATTGTGACTGAAAAAGCT GTATTTGCTATGCCAGAGACATATATAGGCTTTTTTCCAGATGTGAGTGCAAGTTACTTCTTATCTAGGCTTCCTGGCTATTTTG GGGAGTACCTAGGACTAACCGGAGCTCGTTTGGACGGAATAGAAATGGCAGCATGTGGATTAGCTACACATTTCATCCATTCTACG AAGCTTAATGCATTGGAAAATGCCCTACAAGCTATTACTTCTTCAAATGTATCAACAGTTTCTGCTTTAATAGAAACTTTCACAGAGAAACCAACTGTGAAAAAGGATAGCCCTTTCAAGAG ATTGGAGATCATAAACAAATGTTTCTCAAAAGGGACAGTGGAAGATATAATTCAATCTTTG gAAAATGAATTAGAAAATGGAGCAGAAAAAATGTGGATAACAATTGCATTAAACTCTATGCGTTCTTCAAGTCCCATGAGTCTCAAGATCTTCTTAAAATCT ATCAGAAAAGGCAGAATACAAAACATTGAACAATGTCTTCACAGGGATTATAACATTGCTAGCCATCTCTTTAAAAGAACAGTGAGCAACGATTTCTATGAG GGTTCAAGAGCAAAGCTGTTTGATAAAGACAACAAACCTAAG TGGGAGCCTTCAAAGCTAGAGTTGGTTAGTGAAGAAATGGTGGGGCAGCACTTTATAAATATCAGTGACTATGCATGGGAGCCTTTACAACTTCCTCAAAGATTCCATTCTCCAATCATAACTGCTAGCagattataa
- the LOC130982868 gene encoding uncharacterized protein LOC130982868 isoform X1 — MKKSVQQPKSWTKPNAPKGSGKATAADKISKKVKATTSTRSGRQVKATPVVDDSESHDSYDSAEDSLYKPPKVAGDSIYSSDSDSGVDGVEASRAKKVDHREKHRPAADRTRDKAIDTDDSSYEDIESDECSDGESDDEFDGEESSDGDEWKSEDSTHELDSEDEGPAVYPHYNDKAKFGDLKFEVSMVFKSKQHFMTATRDYTIQWGKNIRFCKNDKVRVRAVCKCEDCLWVVYCRHNPSDDSWQIKILVDNHTCARKRKNRAAILEWTVNKLYPKLRKHPKMKHREVYEWFVRKCNVKLNSSCITRAIKASRKIVEGDEIAQYRLIWDYANELLTANPGSTVQVGVIPITDNLLQFERFYVCLDACKKGFKAGSRPLIGLDGAFLKTLHGGQLLTACGQDANNHIFVIAYAIVDVENKENWKWFLELLLSDLREYEAKNLCFILDMQKVRTNLNHDLIFKDFFDLMMLL; from the exons ATGAAAAAGTCCGTCCAGCAGCCCAAATCTTGGACTAAACCCAATGCTCCTAAAGGGAGTGGCAAGGCTACAGCAGCCGACAAGATCAGTAAGAAGGTGAAAGCCACAACCAGTACAAGATCTGGAAGGCAGGTTAAGGCAACTCCAGTTGTAGATGATAGTGAATCTCATGATTCATATGATAGTGCTGAAGACAGCTTGTACAAGCCTCCAAAAGTTGCAGGAGATTCCATATACAGTAGTGACAGTGATAGTGGAGTTGATGGAGTAGAGGCTTCTAGGGCCAAGAAAGTAGATCACAGAGAGAAGCATAGGCCTGCTGCTGACAGAACAAGGGACAAAGCTATTGATACTGATGACTCTAGCTATGAGGACATCGAATCTGATGAATGCTCTGATGGAg AGTCAGATGACGAATTTGATGGGGAAGAATCATCAGATGGAGATGAATGGAAGTCAGAAGATTCTACCCATGAGTTAGACTCTGAAGATGAAGGGCCAGCTGTGTATCCACATTATAATGACAAGGCCAAATTTGGTGATCTGAAGTTTGAGGTAAGTATGGTTTTCAAATCCAAGCAACATTTTATGACTGCCACTAGAGATTACACTATACAATGGGGTAAGAATATTAGGTTCTGTAAGAATGACAAGGTTAGAGTCAGGGCGGTTTGTAAGTGTGAAGACTGTCTATGGGTAGTATATTGTAGACACAACCCCAGTGATGATTCCTGGCAGATAAAAATACTAGTTGACAATCACACTTGCGCAAGAAAGCGAAAAAATAGAGCTGCTATATTGGAATGGACCGTGAATAAGTTATACCCAAAACTTAGGAAGCACCCTAAGATGAAGCATAGGGAGGTGTATGAGTGGTTTGTTAGGAAGTGCAACGTGAAGCTGAATAGTTCATGCATTACTCGAGCTATTAAGGCATCTAGGAAAATAGTTGAAGGGGATGAGATTGCTCAATACAGGTTGATATGGGATTATGCAAATGAATTGCTAACTGCCAACCCAGGTTCCACAGTTCAGGTGGGTGTGATTCCCATTACTGATAATCTACTTCAGTTCGAGAGATTTTATGTGTGTCTAGATGCTTGTAAGAAGGGTTTCAAGGCAGGCTCTAGGCCATTGATAGGTCTAGATGGGGCATTCCTGAAAACATTACATGGAGGACAGCTTCTCACTGCATGCGGACAGGATGCAAACAATCACATTTTTGTGATTGCATATGCAATTGTTGATGTTGAGAACAAAGAGAACTGGAAATGGTTCTTGGAGCTGCTCCTATCAGACCTGAGAGAATATGAGGCAAAGAACTTGTGTTTCATATTAGACATGCAAAAAGTGAGGACCAATTTGAATCACGATTTGATTTTTAAGGACTTTTTTGATTTAATGATGCTTCTTTGA
- the LOC130982868 gene encoding uncharacterized protein LOC130982868 isoform X2 produces MKKSVQQPKSWTKPNAPKGSGKATAADKISKKVKATTSTRSGRQVKATPVVDDSESHDSYDSAEDSLYKPPKVAGDSIYSSDSDSGVDGVEASRAKKVDHREKHRPAADRTRDKAIDTDDSSYEDIESDECSDGESDDEFDGEESSDGDEWKSEDSTHELDSEDEGPAVYPHYNDKAKFGDLKFEVSMVFKSKQHFMTATRDYTIQWGKNIRFCKNDKVRVRAVCKCEDCLWVVYCRHNPSDDSWQIKILVDNHTCARKRKNRAAILEWTVNKLYPKLRKHPKMKHREVYEWFVRKCNVKLNSSCITRAIKASRKIVEGDEIAQYRLIWDYANELLTANPGSTVQVGVIPITDNLLQFERFYVCLDACKKGFKAGSRPLIGLDGAFLKTLHGGQLLTACGQDANNHIFVIAYAIVDVENKENWKWFLELLLSDLREYEAKNLCFILDMQKG; encoded by the exons ATGAAAAAGTCCGTCCAGCAGCCCAAATCTTGGACTAAACCCAATGCTCCTAAAGGGAGTGGCAAGGCTACAGCAGCCGACAAGATCAGTAAGAAGGTGAAAGCCACAACCAGTACAAGATCTGGAAGGCAGGTTAAGGCAACTCCAGTTGTAGATGATAGTGAATCTCATGATTCATATGATAGTGCTGAAGACAGCTTGTACAAGCCTCCAAAAGTTGCAGGAGATTCCATATACAGTAGTGACAGTGATAGTGGAGTTGATGGAGTAGAGGCTTCTAGGGCCAAGAAAGTAGATCACAGAGAGAAGCATAGGCCTGCTGCTGACAGAACAAGGGACAAAGCTATTGATACTGATGACTCTAGCTATGAGGACATCGAATCTGATGAATGCTCTGATGGAg AGTCAGATGACGAATTTGATGGGGAAGAATCATCAGATGGAGATGAATGGAAGTCAGAAGATTCTACCCATGAGTTAGACTCTGAAGATGAAGGGCCAGCTGTGTATCCACATTATAATGACAAGGCCAAATTTGGTGATCTGAAGTTTGAGGTAAGTATGGTTTTCAAATCCAAGCAACATTTTATGACTGCCACTAGAGATTACACTATACAATGGGGTAAGAATATTAGGTTCTGTAAGAATGACAAGGTTAGAGTCAGGGCGGTTTGTAAGTGTGAAGACTGTCTATGGGTAGTATATTGTAGACACAACCCCAGTGATGATTCCTGGCAGATAAAAATACTAGTTGACAATCACACTTGCGCAAGAAAGCGAAAAAATAGAGCTGCTATATTGGAATGGACCGTGAATAAGTTATACCCAAAACTTAGGAAGCACCCTAAGATGAAGCATAGGGAGGTGTATGAGTGGTTTGTTAGGAAGTGCAACGTGAAGCTGAATAGTTCATGCATTACTCGAGCTATTAAGGCATCTAGGAAAATAGTTGAAGGGGATGAGATTGCTCAATACAGGTTGATATGGGATTATGCAAATGAATTGCTAACTGCCAACCCAGGTTCCACAGTTCAGGTGGGTGTGATTCCCATTACTGATAATCTACTTCAGTTCGAGAGATTTTATGTGTGTCTAGATGCTTGTAAGAAGGGTTTCAAGGCAGGCTCTAGGCCATTGATAGGTCTAGATGGGGCATTCCTGAAAACATTACATGGAGGACAGCTTCTCACTGCATGCGGACAGGATGCAAACAATCACATTTTTGTGATTGCATATGCAATTGTTGATGTTGAGAACAAAGAGAACTGGAAATGGTTCTTGGAGCTGCTCCTATCAGACCTGAGAGAATATGAGGCAAAGAACTTGTGTTTCATATTAGACATGCAAAAA GGTTAA